Within the Nitrospinaceae bacterium genome, the region TCTCGCCCGTTTGGGCGTCGCGGGCGCTCCAGTCGTTAAGAATTGCGTAACCAAAAATATGCTCGCCCGCATTTTCTTCCGTGATGTCACGTCCTGGCTTTCCGATAACAGCGCAGAACTCAAGCTCGAAATCCATCTGCTCGGTGTAGCTTGGCCAGGGGACTGTTTCGCCGACGGCGGCCATGTGGGCGCAGCTTGCCTTAAAGCACAACGGGCGCTCGTACCAGGTGTCGGGAATCGTGAGTCCCATTTTTGCGAACGTGGTCTTTAGGTGGCGCTCGAAGCCCGCAAAGCCCCGAATCAACGGAGGCCGCTCGATGGGGGCAAGAAGGCGCACCTCGTCCGGGCGGTAGATAAGCTGCTCGCCTTTGGGTCCCTCTACTTCGGGTTTATCTTGGAGAAAATCGAGCGCTTCTTGTGCCGCTTCAAGGGAAGGCGCGCCGGCAGCGGCGAAATCCGTCATATCCGAGGGAATAATGGCGCCGGCCATCTCTTGTGGCCGGGGCGATCCTTCATCGGCGAGGCTTGCGGCCATCGCGAAGTTAAGATCAGCGTAGGCTAAGTTTTCCCCGCTTTCGATAACGGCGCCGAGGCGCTTGAAGGGTCCGACGGGTGTTCTGACTTCAAAGGTGATGAGTTTCATGTGCGCCTCATGAATTGGTTTGGGTTTAAATTAAAGGTCTATCTTGTCCCGATCGTCTGTCTCGGGGAAAGGCCCTTCCTTTATTTCAATGACTTTGGTGTTGTCCTCTAAAAATTCGACCTCGTGGCCCTCGTACATGAGGATGAGATCGTCTCGCTCTAAAATGGCCTCGCCAACCTCGTCGCCTTCTTTGGTAAAAACGCCGATGCGAACCCTGCCTCGCTGGCAGAGGAGTATCTGGTGCCGTGTGGCGTTGACCGTGGGCCGCTCCTCGACGACGTGGTAGTGCGCCTTGGTGATGGCACCCTTGGGTCGGTTTAGGATAATGACCTGAAGCGGTATTTCATCATCCGTCATGTGGGCCTTGGTATTGCGCTCGGCCTCAATATCCTGGCCTGCATACGCGGTGCGGATGTGCTCCTGGGCTTCCTCGGTGTCGAGGTAGGGCGGGAACTTGGCGTGGTCATCGAAGTCTCCCTTGATGTGGATGGCGATGACGCGGCCATCCGGCGCTTTGTAGTAGTCAACGCTCTTGCTTTCGACTTCGAGTGCCATGACGTGCTCCCTTATTTTCGAATGTTGCGGATTTTGGGATATGGAATCGATAAAAATTTTGAGGGCGAGGCAGGCTCGTCCGTGTGCGATGCCACAAGAATGAGAACGCGATCAGACTGCCATGCGCCTCGCTGGCCCGCAAGGCTCGGGCGTGCAAAAAAAGCCATAATTATCCTATGAAAATAAGGCTTTTCTTGCCGCCGGGCGCTCTTTCTGTTAACGTATGCTTACGGATTGAGATTAGGCGAGCGTCCCAGTGGCGTGGCCGTGTTTTTTTCTCTTCCATCTGCGTAGCGGGCCTCCATGCGGATTGGCCCGCGTTTATTTTTGGGACGAAATTCAAGCCCCGAAGGCGGAAAATGGGTAGAGGACT harbors:
- a CDS encoding fumarylacetoacetate hydrolase family protein; this encodes MKLITFEVRTPVGPFKRLGAVIESGENLAYADLNFAMAASLADEGSPRPQEMAGAIIPSDMTDFAAAGAPSLEAAQEALDFLQDKPEVEGPKGEQLIYRPDEVRLLAPIERPPLIRGFAGFERHLKTTFAKMGLTIPDTWYERPLCFKASCAHMAAVGETVPWPSYTEQMDFELEFCAVIGKPGRDITEENAGEHIFGYAILNDWSARDAQTGEMAMGTGPYKGKDWCWSFGPWIVTPDELGNPAEIPMAARINGETWIEATPGEMYWTFEQMVSYTSRDENMLTGDILGSGTVPGGCGMEIERWIQPGDLVEIDMGPLGVLANRIGEKGERKPYTYK